A single window of Candidatus Eisenbacteria bacterium DNA harbors:
- a CDS encoding SRPBCC family protein, whose protein sequence is MATTMFTTPSDREVTATRLVHAPRTLVFDALSKPEHLPHWMLGPDGWTMPVCEADLRPGGAWHYVWRNAAGGEMEMRGVHREVVPPERLVSTESWGGEWPETLNTIVLSEADGKTTIRFTVRYPSKEAREAALATGMKNGMAQSYDRLDAYLRTIR, encoded by the coding sequence ATGGCGACCACGATGTTCACGACCCCGTCGGACCGGGAGGTCACGGCGACCCGCCTCGTCCATGCGCCGCGCACGCTCGTCTTCGACGCCTTGAGCAAACCCGAGCACCTGCCGCACTGGATGCTCGGCCCGGACGGCTGGACCATGCCTGTCTGCGAGGCCGACCTCCGTCCTGGTGGAGCGTGGCACTACGTCTGGCGGAACGCCGCCGGCGGCGAGATGGAGATGCGCGGGGTGCACCGCGAGGTCGTGCCGCCCGAGCGGCTCGTCTCGACCGAGTCGTGGGGCGGCGAGTGGCCCGAGACGCTCAACACGATCGTTCTGTCGGAGGCCGACGGCAAGACCACGATCAGGTTCACGGTGCGCTATCCGTCGAAGGAGGCGCGCGAGGCGGCCCTCGCCACCGGCATGAAGAACGGCATGGCGCAGAGCTACGATCGCCTCGACGCGTACCTGCGGACGATCCGATGA